Proteins from one Planctomyces sp. SH-PL62 genomic window:
- the mnmG gene encoding tRNA uridine-5-carboxymethylaminomethyl(34) synthesis enzyme MnmG: protein MAVRRDPYQFDVVVVGAGHAGVEAALAPARMGLRTAVLTMNCDTVGQMSCNPAIGGVAKGQIVREVDALGGAMGRLTDAAAIQFRLLNRGKGPAMHSPRAQCDKRAYQGLAKLAVERQPNLTLRQEMVEALLTEGGRIVGVRCRGGVDYRAKAVILTTGTFLQALMHTGEVKTPGGRGGEAAAMGLSGSLRELGFELRRFKTGTPPRLNGRTIDFDRLEVQPGDARPVAFSFLTDRIEQTQIPCHLTATNPAVHDLIRANLDRAPMYSGQIESTGPRYCPSIEDKVVRFADRDSHQIFLEPEGRDTLEYYCNGISTSLPRDVQEAVIPLIPGLEHAEIMRYGYAVEYDFAPPEQLGATLETKAVPGLFFAGQINGTTGYEEAAAQGLVAGVNAALGVKGEPPFVLDRSTAYIGVLIDDLVTRGVDEPYRMFTSRAEYRLLLRHDNADLRLTELGRRAGLVDDARWARFETRRDAIDGLRSRLDGTRRGGVALFQNLRRHETTWEDLVALDPELDAAGYAEDVIAQVTIEAKYDGYVGRQVEQIERFRRLEDKAIPVDLDYAAIPQLRAEAREKLARVQPRSLGQAGRISGLNPADLATLLIHLRRRNPAGSVDEWAH, encoded by the coding sequence ATGGCCGTCCGCCGCGATCCCTACCAGTTCGACGTCGTCGTGGTCGGCGCCGGGCACGCCGGAGTCGAGGCCGCGCTGGCCCCCGCCCGCATGGGCCTGCGCACGGCTGTCCTGACCATGAACTGCGACACCGTCGGCCAGATGAGCTGCAACCCGGCGATCGGCGGGGTCGCGAAGGGACAGATCGTCCGCGAGGTCGACGCCCTGGGCGGCGCGATGGGGAGGCTCACCGACGCCGCCGCGATCCAGTTCCGGCTCCTCAACCGAGGTAAGGGGCCGGCCATGCACAGCCCCCGCGCCCAGTGCGACAAGCGGGCGTATCAGGGCCTCGCCAAGCTCGCCGTCGAACGCCAGCCCAACCTGACCCTCCGCCAGGAGATGGTCGAGGCCCTGCTCACCGAAGGGGGCCGGATCGTCGGCGTCCGATGCCGGGGGGGGGTCGATTACCGGGCGAAGGCGGTCATCCTGACGACCGGCACGTTCCTCCAGGCCCTGATGCACACCGGCGAGGTCAAGACCCCCGGCGGACGCGGCGGGGAAGCGGCGGCGATGGGACTCTCGGGGAGCCTCCGCGAACTCGGCTTCGAGCTGCGACGGTTCAAAACCGGCACGCCCCCCCGGCTCAACGGCCGGACCATCGACTTCGACCGGCTCGAAGTCCAGCCCGGAGACGCCCGGCCCGTCGCCTTCTCCTTCCTCACCGACCGCATCGAACAGACCCAGATCCCCTGCCACCTCACCGCCACCAACCCGGCCGTCCACGACCTGATCCGGGCCAACCTGGACCGAGCGCCGATGTACTCGGGCCAGATCGAGTCGACCGGCCCGCGTTACTGCCCCTCCATCGAGGACAAGGTGGTGCGCTTCGCCGACCGCGATTCGCACCAGATCTTCCTGGAGCCGGAGGGGCGCGACACGCTGGAGTATTACTGCAACGGCATCTCCACCAGCCTGCCGCGCGACGTGCAGGAAGCCGTGATCCCGCTGATCCCAGGGCTGGAGCACGCCGAGATCATGCGGTACGGCTACGCCGTCGAGTATGACTTCGCCCCGCCGGAGCAACTCGGGGCGACGCTGGAGACGAAGGCCGTGCCGGGACTCTTCTTCGCCGGCCAGATCAACGGGACGACCGGCTACGAGGAAGCCGCCGCGCAAGGACTGGTGGCCGGGGTCAACGCGGCGCTGGGCGTGAAGGGGGAGCCGCCGTTCGTGCTGGACCGCTCGACGGCGTACATCGGCGTCCTGATCGACGACCTCGTCACGCGGGGGGTCGACGAGCCCTACCGCATGTTCACCAGCCGGGCCGAGTACCGATTGCTCCTCCGCCACGACAACGCCGACCTCCGGCTGACCGAACTGGGCCGTCGCGCGGGGCTGGTGGACGACGCCCGCTGGGCCCGGTTCGAAACCCGTCGCGATGCGATCGACGGCCTCCGCTCGCGCCTCGACGGCACCCGCCGCGGCGGCGTCGCCCTGTTCCAGAACCTCCGCCGCCACGAGACCACCTGGGAAGACCTCGTCGCCCTCGACCCGGAACTCGACGCGGCCGGCTACGCCGAGGACGTCATCGCCCAGGTGACGATCGAGGCGAAGTACGACGGCTACGTCGGACGCCAGGTCGAGCAGATCGAGCGGTTCCGGCGGCTGGAGGACAAGGCCATCCCCGTCGACCTGGACTACGCCGCCATCCCCCAACTCCGCGCCGAGGCCCGCGAGAAGCTCGCCCGGGTGCAGCCCCGATCGCTCGGCCAGGCGGGGCGGATCAGCGGCCTCAATCCGGCCGACCTGGCCACCCTGCTCATCCATCTCCGTCGCCGCAACCCCGCAGGCAGCGTGGACGAATGGGCCCACTGA
- the tpx gene encoding thiol peroxidase, translated as MAETRKGEVTFKGNPIELVGPKLKAGDAAPDFKAVGAGLAIVTLAETAGKPRLFNVVPSLDTPVCNKQTKHFAEVLKELGDKVAAYTVSTDLPFAQARFCTEAEIDNIQNLSDAHDHSFGEHYGVLIQGLPVPLLARSVFVVDASNKITYVEIVPEIATEPDYEPALKALKAAAGA; from the coding sequence ATGGCCGAGACGCGCAAGGGCGAAGTGACCTTCAAGGGCAACCCGATCGAGCTGGTCGGACCCAAGCTCAAGGCCGGCGACGCCGCGCCGGACTTCAAGGCGGTGGGCGCCGGCCTGGCGATCGTCACCCTCGCCGAGACCGCCGGCAAGCCCCGGCTGTTCAACGTCGTCCCCTCGCTCGACACCCCGGTCTGCAACAAGCAGACGAAGCACTTCGCCGAGGTCCTCAAGGAGCTGGGCGACAAGGTGGCCGCCTACACCGTCAGCACCGACCTGCCGTTCGCCCAGGCCCGGTTCTGCACCGAGGCCGAGATCGACAACATCCAGAACCTCTCCGACGCCCACGACCACAGCTTCGGCGAGCACTACGGCGTGCTGATCCAGGGCCTCCCCGTGCCGCTGCTGGCCCGCTCCGTCTTCGTCGTCGACGCCTCGAACAAGATCACCTACGTCGAGATCGTCCCCGAGATCGCCACCGAACCCGACTACGAGCCGGCCCTCAAGGCCCTCAAGGCCGCCGCCGGCGCCTGA
- a CDS encoding nucleotide exchange factor GrpE, with the protein MSPDTEDRDEPATEIETPGPVLDAAPDLEPIEAEAEAMVDTELEPIDEVAAPVEPEASPAPAPAPAPIAAFAEEVREAVVRLGEQVGRKLEGLQSQFDREVRAEANRERIVDRLHAELQEYKQDLLLKVQRPIFVDLIQLHDDVGKMAAAVAPDSEAFRGTLESIQTALEDVMYRQGVEPFRAEGDAFDPRRQRAVATVPTADPALAKTLAARIRPGFQAGDKVIRPEVVSVYTLQKGE; encoded by the coding sequence TTGTCACCCGACACCGAGGATCGCGACGAGCCCGCGACCGAAATCGAGACGCCTGGACCCGTCCTGGACGCCGCGCCGGACCTGGAGCCGATCGAGGCCGAGGCTGAGGCCATGGTCGACACGGAGCTGGAGCCGATCGACGAGGTCGCGGCGCCCGTCGAGCCTGAAGCATCCCCCGCCCCCGCCCCCGCCCCCGCACCGATCGCCGCGTTCGCGGAAGAGGTCCGCGAGGCGGTCGTCCGGCTGGGCGAGCAGGTGGGCCGGAAGCTTGAAGGGCTGCAATCGCAGTTCGACCGCGAGGTCCGCGCCGAGGCCAATCGCGAGCGGATCGTCGACCGGCTTCACGCCGAGTTGCAGGAGTACAAGCAGGATCTTCTCCTGAAGGTCCAGCGGCCGATCTTCGTCGATTTGATCCAGCTCCACGACGACGTCGGTAAGATGGCGGCGGCCGTCGCTCCGGATTCCGAGGCGTTCCGGGGCACGCTCGAATCGATCCAGACGGCCCTCGAAGACGTCATGTACCGCCAGGGCGTCGAGCCCTTCCGCGCCGAGGGGGACGCCTTCGACCCCCGCCGCCAGCGCGCCGTGGCCACCGTCCCCACCGCCGACCCGGCCCTCGCGAAGACCCTCGCCGCTCGCATCCGCCCCGGCTTCCAGGCCGGCGACAAGGTCATCCGGCCGGAAGTCGTGTCGGTCTACACGCTCCAGAAGGGAGAGTGA
- a CDS encoding VIT domain-containing protein, whose product MNAGMDLASKRLVAIALLMAAGMATGGTRAKAQGWIIDRRPTIPIRQTFEIREVAVDAKLRDQAAEVQVSQTFYNPGSSDLEAEYFFPIPEDAVVENLVLMVDGKELPGRLLGKDEARRIYEEIVRGKRDPALLEYMGRGLYRTSVFPIPAGAERKVLLRYTQLCRRDRDVVEFSYPLSTQKYASKPIRRLSVRVAITSKDSIKSVFCPSDDARIDRTGDHEVRVSLDRSDVETANDFRAVYTLAEGALGASVLSYRPSAGDDGYFLVLASPEVKAADSRPLPKTVVFVLDRSGSMAGKKIEQARKALKSVLDNLRDDDLFNIVVYDDRVETYKPELQRYSSEARAEAQRYVDNIREGGSTNIDAALKAALDLIREDSRPNYVLFLTDGLPTAGETNEFKIADACKKANVRKARVFSFGVGFDVNARLLDRLSAGNSGTSEYVKPDEDIEAHVARFYSKMTSPVLTGVRIEFADSDVNRAYPHDVPDLFDGGQIVWAGRYRRSGRTTLKVAGKVGGDSRSFEFPIELAESDRGSAHRFVERIWVVRRIGDLIDQIDLQGQNKELVDELVRLSTQYGIMTPYTSFLADERTPLHARTENAARAGEALSELSAVSGPSGVNQRSLKNFYREAQQVDSLALQDAARREGFGTAGGMAGSGMMGMMGGGRSAGRAQGGPSPPRPRPPPGSRRPRSWPAWAADLATRPRRRMRGRPSARWGRRRSTSRRAAGSTRTCGPRTRPPRRSSASSATTTSTSPAPSPPTGTST is encoded by the coding sequence ATGAATGCGGGAATGGACCTGGCGTCGAAACGGCTCGTCGCGATCGCCTTGCTGATGGCGGCGGGGATGGCGACGGGAGGGACGAGGGCGAAGGCCCAGGGCTGGATCATCGACCGTCGGCCGACGATCCCGATCCGGCAAACATTCGAAATCCGGGAGGTGGCCGTCGACGCCAAGCTGCGCGACCAGGCGGCCGAGGTCCAGGTCTCGCAGACGTTCTACAACCCCGGCTCATCCGACTTGGAGGCCGAGTACTTCTTCCCGATCCCGGAAGACGCGGTGGTCGAGAACCTCGTCCTGATGGTCGACGGCAAGGAGCTTCCCGGCCGCCTGCTGGGCAAGGACGAGGCCCGGCGCATCTATGAGGAGATCGTCCGCGGCAAGCGCGACCCGGCGCTCCTGGAATACATGGGCCGGGGCCTCTATCGGACCAGCGTCTTCCCGATCCCGGCCGGGGCCGAGCGCAAGGTCTTGCTCCGGTACACGCAGCTCTGCCGCCGCGACCGCGACGTGGTCGAGTTCTCGTACCCGCTCTCGACCCAGAAGTACGCCTCGAAGCCGATCCGGCGGCTGAGCGTCCGGGTCGCGATCACCAGCAAGGACTCGATCAAGTCGGTCTTCTGCCCCAGCGACGACGCCCGCATCGATCGGACCGGGGACCATGAGGTCCGCGTGAGCCTGGATCGGTCGGACGTGGAAACGGCGAACGACTTCCGCGCCGTCTACACGCTGGCGGAGGGGGCGCTGGGGGCTTCGGTCCTGAGCTACCGCCCGTCGGCCGGCGACGACGGCTACTTCCTCGTCCTGGCCAGCCCCGAGGTGAAGGCGGCCGACTCCAGGCCGCTCCCCAAGACGGTCGTCTTCGTGCTCGACCGCTCCGGCTCGATGGCCGGCAAGAAGATCGAGCAGGCGCGCAAGGCCCTCAAGTCGGTGCTCGACAACCTCCGCGACGACGACCTGTTCAACATCGTGGTGTATGACGACCGGGTGGAGACCTACAAGCCCGAGCTCCAGCGGTACAGCTCCGAGGCCCGCGCCGAGGCCCAGCGGTACGTCGACAACATCCGCGAGGGGGGGAGCACGAACATCGACGCCGCGCTCAAGGCGGCGCTCGACCTGATCCGCGAGGACTCGCGGCCGAACTACGTCCTGTTCCTGACCGACGGCCTGCCGACGGCCGGCGAGACGAACGAGTTCAAGATCGCCGACGCCTGCAAGAAGGCCAACGTCCGCAAGGCGCGGGTGTTCAGCTTCGGCGTCGGGTTCGACGTCAACGCCCGGCTCCTCGACCGCCTGAGCGCCGGCAACAGCGGGACCAGCGAGTACGTCAAGCCGGACGAGGACATCGAGGCGCACGTCGCCCGGTTCTACTCCAAGATGACCAGCCCCGTGCTGACCGGCGTCCGCATCGAGTTCGCCGACTCCGACGTGAACCGGGCCTACCCGCATGACGTCCCCGACCTCTTCGACGGCGGCCAGATCGTCTGGGCGGGCCGGTATCGCCGCTCGGGCCGGACGACGCTGAAGGTCGCGGGAAAGGTCGGCGGCGACTCGCGATCGTTCGAGTTCCCCATCGAGCTGGCCGAGAGCGATCGGGGCTCCGCCCACCGCTTCGTCGAGCGGATCTGGGTCGTGCGGCGGATCGGCGACCTCATCGACCAGATCGACCTCCAGGGCCAGAACAAGGAGCTGGTCGACGAGCTGGTTCGGCTGAGCACCCAGTACGGCATCATGACCCCCTACACCTCGTTCCTGGCCGACGAGCGCACGCCCCTGCACGCCAGGACCGAGAACGCCGCGCGGGCCGGCGAGGCCCTGTCCGAGTTGAGCGCCGTCAGCGGCCCTTCGGGCGTGAATCAGCGCAGCCTGAAGAACTTCTACCGGGAGGCCCAGCAGGTCGATTCCCTCGCCCTCCAGGACGCTGCGCGCCGCGAGGGCTTCGGCACGGCCGGGGGCATGGCGGGCTCTGGGATGATGGGCATGATGGGCGGCGGCCGATCCGCCGGCCGGGCGCAGGGGGGGCCGTCGCCGCCAAGGCCGCGCCCGCCACCCGGTTCGCGACGCCCTCGCTCATGGCCGGCATGGGCGGCCGACCTCGCGACCAGGCCCCGGCGCAGGATGCGAGGGAGACCGTCCGCCAGGTGGGGGCGAAGACGTTCTACTTCAAGGAGGGCCGCTGGGTCGACTCGGACGTGCGGCCCGAGGACGAGGCCGCCGCGAAGGTCGTCCGCCAGTTCAGCGACGACTACTTCAACCTCGCCCGCGCCCAGTCCGCCGACTGGAACCAGTACCTGA
- a CDS encoding cytochrome-c peroxidase: MLAAMGLIVVASVAARAQAPVEAGPVPTPPESAVERQARAAKLREVYWKSSAEWPAPQVDPGVDWRELGLLPTPPSPADDPPTPAKVELGKRLFFDPRVSGSGQIACASCHDPDLGWADGRTTAYGHSREPLKRNSPSIMNLAYMPELFWDGRASSLEDQAREVILNPSEMSATPESILASLAVVPEYRDAFREAYGSDRIDVESTAKALAAFERSVVGGRSAFDKFLRGNRQALSDEAVLGLDLFRGKARCLNCHNGPAFSDGRLHDLGLSYYGRELEDLGRYKVTNRAEDVGRFRTPSLRNITATGPYMHNGLFELSGVLNMYNAGMATLKRKPEQADDPLFPAKSPLLKPLGLTRQELNDLQAFLASLAEPKLRVRAPVLPGLDASRPR, from the coding sequence ATGCTGGCCGCGATGGGATTGATCGTGGTCGCATCGGTCGCGGCGAGGGCCCAGGCTCCGGTCGAGGCCGGGCCGGTCCCGACGCCGCCGGAATCGGCGGTCGAGCGGCAGGCGAGGGCGGCGAAGCTGCGGGAGGTCTACTGGAAGTCGTCGGCCGAGTGGCCCGCGCCCCAGGTCGACCCCGGCGTCGACTGGCGCGAGCTGGGGCTCCTGCCGACGCCCCCCTCGCCGGCGGACGACCCGCCGACGCCGGCCAAGGTCGAGTTGGGCAAGCGGCTCTTCTTCGACCCCAGGGTCTCCGGCAGCGGCCAGATCGCCTGCGCCTCCTGCCACGACCCGGATCTGGGCTGGGCCGACGGCCGGACCACGGCCTACGGCCATAGCCGCGAGCCGTTGAAGCGGAACTCGCCCAGCATCATGAACCTGGCCTACATGCCGGAACTGTTCTGGGACGGCCGCGCCTCCAGCCTGGAGGACCAGGCCCGCGAGGTGATCCTCAACCCCTCCGAGATGAGCGCGACGCCCGAGTCGATCCTCGCCTCGCTGGCCGTCGTCCCCGAGTATCGCGACGCCTTCCGCGAGGCCTACGGCTCGGACCGGATCGACGTCGAGTCGACCGCGAAAGCCCTGGCGGCCTTCGAGCGCAGCGTCGTCGGCGGCCGCAGCGCGTTCGACAAGTTCCTCCGAGGGAATCGCCAGGCGCTCTCGGACGAGGCGGTCCTGGGGCTCGACCTCTTCCGCGGCAAGGCCCGATGCCTCAACTGCCACAACGGCCCGGCGTTCAGCGACGGCCGACTCCACGACCTCGGCCTCAGCTACTACGGCCGCGAGCTGGAGGACCTGGGGCGGTACAAGGTCACGAACAGGGCCGAAGACGTCGGCCGGTTCCGCACGCCGAGCCTCCGCAACATCACCGCGACGGGCCCTTATATGCACAACGGCCTGTTCGAGCTCTCCGGCGTGCTGAACATGTACAACGCCGGCATGGCGACCCTCAAGCGCAAGCCCGAGCAGGCCGACGACCCGCTCTTCCCCGCCAAGTCCCCCTTGCTCAAGCCGCTGGGCCTGACCAGGCAGGAGCTGAACGACTTGCAGGCCTTCCTGGCGTCGCTCGCCGAACCCAAGCTCCGCGTCCGCGCGCCCGTGCTCCCCGGCCTGGACGCCTCCCGCCCCCGCTGA
- a CDS encoding DUF1559 domain-containing protein — MPVDAPRYRHPIRRGFTLIELLVVIAIIAVLIALLLPAVQAAREAARRMQCANNLRQLGLGMHNVHTAMNSFPMNETKPVTRYWGAQIIPYMEQVNLFNLYNINVDYNVPPNSTAISYPLAVFLCPSAPESPRMNPTFIAKPGPGMDKWSSAAADYAASTGVMSNLWTTPSVMNNGPPASTDGALQGNNASGRRNIAEITDGASNTILIMESAGRPQIWRAGWKKVANSGLTTALSSILCGWAEPNAFSARGYDQGGVANKGRCAVNCSNVYAAYAFHPGGANVLMADGSTRLVKETVAIETFAALLTRSGGEIISADEY, encoded by the coding sequence ATGCCCGTCGATGCGCCTCGCTATCGTCATCCGATCCGTCGCGGCTTCACGCTGATCGAGCTGCTGGTGGTGATCGCGATCATCGCCGTGCTGATCGCGCTGCTGCTGCCGGCCGTGCAGGCCGCTCGCGAGGCCGCCCGCCGCATGCAATGCGCCAACAACCTTCGCCAGCTCGGCCTGGGGATGCACAATGTGCACACGGCGATGAACAGTTTCCCGATGAACGAGACGAAGCCCGTCACCCGCTACTGGGGGGCGCAGATCATCCCGTACATGGAGCAGGTGAACCTGTTCAACCTGTATAACATCAACGTCGACTACAACGTGCCGCCGAACAGCACGGCGATCTCCTATCCGCTGGCGGTCTTCCTCTGCCCGTCCGCGCCGGAGTCGCCCCGGATGAACCCGACGTTCATCGCCAAGCCGGGCCCGGGCATGGACAAGTGGTCCTCGGCGGCGGCCGACTACGCGGCGAGCACCGGCGTCATGTCCAACCTCTGGACGACCCCCTCAGTGATGAACAACGGCCCGCCGGCCAGCACCGACGGCGCGCTCCAGGGCAACAACGCGTCCGGCCGCCGCAACATCGCCGAGATCACCGACGGCGCCAGCAATACGATCCTGATCATGGAGTCGGCCGGCCGTCCCCAGATCTGGCGGGCCGGCTGGAAGAAGGTCGCCAACTCCGGCCTCACGACGGCCCTCAGCTCGATCCTCTGCGGCTGGGCCGAGCCCAACGCCTTCAGCGCCCGGGGCTATGACCAGGGGGGCGTGGCCAACAAGGGCCGATGCGCGGTGAACTGCTCGAACGTCTACGCCGCCTACGCCTTCCACCCCGGCGGCGCCAACGTCCTCATGGCCGACGGCTCCACCCGGTTGGTCAAGGAGACCGTCGCCATCGAGACCTTCGCCGCCCTCCTCACCCGCTCCGGCGGCGAGATCATCTCGGCCGACGAATATTGA
- the sixA gene encoding phosphohistidine phosphatase SixA, translating into MWELYIVRHGIAVEHGTPGIPDDERPLTSRGEKRMREITEGLDDLDLAVERIATSPLPRARRTAEILAEGLDLAGSIELAPVLRADSTAQDVAEWLGLQPEAPLMIVGHNPILDELLSLLLLGDPRALPFTFKKGGVAALRRPSPDSERHELQWLAPPRLLRNPSR; encoded by the coding sequence ATGTGGGAATTGTACATCGTCCGCCACGGCATCGCCGTCGAGCACGGGACTCCGGGGATCCCGGACGATGAACGGCCGCTAACCTCCCGGGGGGAGAAGCGGATGCGGGAGATCACCGAGGGCCTCGACGACCTGGACCTCGCCGTCGAACGGATCGCGACCAGCCCCCTGCCCCGGGCGCGGCGGACGGCCGAGATCCTCGCCGAAGGGCTGGACCTGGCCGGGTCGATCGAACTCGCCCCGGTCCTCCGCGCCGATTCCACGGCTCAGGACGTCGCCGAGTGGCTCGGGCTGCAGCCGGAGGCCCCCCTGATGATCGTCGGCCACAACCCGATCCTGGACGAGCTGCTGAGCCTGCTCTTGCTGGGCGACCCTCGGGCGCTGCCGTTCACGTTCAAGAAGGGGGGCGTCGCCGCCCTGCGCAGGCCCTCGCCGGACTCCGAGCGCCACGAACTCCAGTGGCTGGCCCCCCCCAGGCTGCTGCGGAATCCGTCGAGGTGA
- a CDS encoding PSD1 and planctomycete cytochrome C domain-containing protein produces MNATLLRLRSGLVALLLLGGARQAGADPTDLGPDPARAQDSGAVTAAGLEFFEKQVRPLLVERCYECHSSGAKAPKGGLSLDDPEGWVKGGDSGPAVVPGSPDESLLIDAVRYGSLEMPPRGKLPALEIAVLERWVGMGAPAPPSGNSRPRPAPATSPDEAARSHWAFRPIADPPAPLVKDAGWPRSDVDRFILAKLESEGLSPVGDADKMILLRRVHFDLVGLPPTSDEIASFLSDGAPDALEKVVDALLARPTFGQRWGRHWLDVARYADSNGSCENFTFYDAWRYRNYVVDAYNADKPFDRFIAEQLAGDLLPSRDQRERDANLVATGFLVIGPKGIGATDKEQLAIDVIDEQLDTIGKVFLGLSVGCARCHDHKFDPISTADYYGLAGILASTETTHGYLLDRKDLTGWNLHPLGADGQEAYEAFQAFQKKVGDLQKEEAELKAKLETLKGGAMPAAADPSRAAAATPTPDAKSEVEKVEERLAAVKEQLAQVLAKPAGRPPMAMSVNDHKQPGPVAICIRGDAHNRGAEVPRGFIAVVEPSAPAIRSEVSGRVELAEWLASPRNPLTARVAVNRIWQHVFGRGLVGSPDDFGTRGERPSHPELLDYLARRFMQQGWSVKGLVRGLVLSRTYRQSSEFDRACADRDPENRWHWRANRRRLDMEALRDGLLAASGRLDPSPTDSVVAKLNLQATGVGVGPNPPFVSARRTVYLPVIRNDLPPLFQLFDFGDALSVNGRRSATNVAPQALFMMNSPLVLDAAKATTETVLAGCETADDLQTLERLYVRIVGRPPRRDEVAPSLALVHERLDDVRAASPAASAAADDPLRNRAWAALAHVLFCSTSYQYVD; encoded by the coding sequence ATGAACGCGACTCTGCTGAGACTCCGATCGGGACTCGTCGCGCTTCTGCTTCTCGGGGGCGCTCGACAGGCCGGGGCGGACCCGACCGACCTGGGGCCGGATCCCGCCCGCGCGCAGGACTCCGGGGCGGTGACGGCCGCAGGGCTGGAGTTCTTCGAGAAGCAGGTGCGGCCGCTCCTGGTCGAGCGCTGCTATGAGTGCCACTCGTCGGGGGCGAAGGCGCCCAAGGGTGGCCTGAGCCTCGACGACCCCGAGGGGTGGGTGAAGGGGGGGGACAGCGGGCCGGCCGTCGTCCCGGGCTCGCCGGACGAGAGCCTGCTCATCGACGCGGTCCGTTACGGATCGCTCGAGATGCCGCCGCGCGGGAAGCTCCCCGCGCTCGAGATCGCCGTGCTCGAACGCTGGGTCGGCATGGGGGCGCCCGCCCCGCCCTCGGGAAACTCCCGTCCCCGACCCGCGCCCGCGACGTCTCCGGACGAGGCCGCTCGCTCGCACTGGGCGTTCCGGCCGATCGCCGACCCCCCCGCGCCGCTCGTGAAGGACGCCGGCTGGCCGCGCTCCGACGTCGACCGGTTCATCCTCGCGAAGCTCGAATCGGAGGGGCTCTCCCCGGTCGGCGACGCCGACAAAATGATCCTGCTGAGGCGAGTCCACTTCGACCTGGTCGGCCTCCCACCCACCTCGGACGAGATTGCGTCGTTCCTCTCGGATGGAGCGCCCGACGCGCTGGAGAAGGTCGTCGACGCACTCCTGGCCCGCCCGACGTTCGGCCAGCGCTGGGGTCGGCACTGGCTCGACGTGGCCCGCTACGCCGATTCCAACGGCTCTTGCGAGAACTTCACCTTCTACGACGCCTGGCGCTATCGCAACTACGTGGTCGACGCGTACAACGCCGACAAGCCGTTCGATCGGTTCATCGCGGAGCAGCTGGCCGGCGACCTCCTCCCCTCGCGCGACCAGCGGGAGCGGGACGCGAATCTCGTGGCCACCGGATTCCTCGTCATCGGTCCCAAGGGCATCGGCGCGACCGACAAGGAACAGCTCGCAATCGATGTGATCGACGAGCAGCTCGACACGATCGGGAAGGTCTTCCTCGGCCTGAGCGTGGGTTGCGCCCGGTGTCACGACCACAAGTTCGACCCGATCTCCACCGCCGATTATTACGGCCTCGCCGGCATCCTCGCCAGCACGGAGACGACCCACGGCTACCTGCTCGACCGCAAGGACCTCACCGGCTGGAACCTCCACCCGCTCGGTGCGGACGGGCAGGAGGCGTACGAGGCCTTCCAGGCATTCCAGAAGAAGGTCGGCGACCTCCAGAAGGAGGAAGCGGAGCTGAAGGCCAAGCTCGAGACGCTGAAGGGGGGCGCGATGCCGGCCGCGGCGGATCCGTCCCGGGCCGCCGCCGCGACGCCGACGCCGGATGCGAAGTCCGAGGTCGAGAAGGTCGAGGAGCGCCTCGCCGCCGTGAAGGAGCAGCTCGCACAGGTGCTGGCGAAGCCCGCGGGGCGGCCGCCGATGGCGATGTCGGTGAATGACCACAAGCAGCCCGGCCCGGTGGCGATCTGCATCAGGGGCGACGCGCACAACCGCGGCGCGGAGGTCCCACGCGGATTCATCGCGGTCGTCGAGCCCTCGGCGCCGGCGATCCGGTCCGAGGTCAGCGGCCGGGTGGAACTCGCGGAGTGGCTCGCCAGTCCTCGGAACCCCCTCACCGCGCGCGTGGCGGTGAACCGGATCTGGCAGCACGTGTTCGGCCGGGGGCTCGTGGGCTCGCCTGACGACTTCGGCACGCGCGGCGAGCGTCCCTCCCATCCCGAGCTGCTCGATTACCTGGCCCGGCGGTTCATGCAACAAGGCTGGTCGGTCAAGGGCCTCGTCCGCGGCCTCGTGCTCAGCCGGACGTACCGGCAGAGCTCCGAGTTCGACCGGGCGTGCGCCGACCGCGATCCGGAGAACCGGTGGCACTGGCGAGCGAACCGCCGCCGGCTCGACATGGAGGCCCTTCGGGACGGCCTGCTGGCCGCAAGCGGGCGGCTCGACCCGTCCCCGACCGACTCGGTGGTCGCAAAGCTGAACCTCCAGGCCACGGGGGTCGGCGTGGGGCCGAATCCCCCCTTCGTCAGCGCGCGGCGGACGGTCTACCTGCCGGTCATCCGCAACGACCTCCCGCCCCTGTTCCAGCTCTTCGACTTCGGCGACGCCCTCTCAGTGAACGGCCGGCGGAGCGCCACGAACGTGGCCCCCCAGGCGCTCTTCATGATGAACAGCCCCTTGGTCCTCGACGCGGCGAAAGCGACGACCGAAACGGTCCTCGCCGGCTGCGAGACCGCCGACGACCTTCAGACGCTCGAGCGCCTCTATGTCCGCATCGTCGGACGTCCGCCGCGTCGCGACGAGGTCGCGCCGTCGCTGGCGCTGGTTCACGAGCGTCTGGACGACGTCCGGGCTGCGAGCCCGGCGGCCTCGGCGGCGGCGGACGATCCGCTGCGAAATCGTGCGTGGGCCGCACTGGCTCATGTGCTGTTCTGTTCGACGAGTTATCAGTACGTCGATTGA